The proteins below are encoded in one region of Takifugu rubripes chromosome 1, fTakRub1.2, whole genome shotgun sequence:
- the ppm1bb gene encoding protein phosphatase 1bb isoform X2, giving the protein MGAFLDKPKTEKHSAHGQGNGLRYGLSSMQGWRVEMEDAHTAVVGLPHGLADWSFFAVYDGHAGSRVANYCSAHLLEHILSGGADFSSESSSIEGVKDGIRSGFLNIDEYMRSFSDLRQGLDRSGSTAVCVLLSPTHLYFINCGDSRAVLSRDSQVGFSTQDHKPCNPREKERIQKAGGSVMIQRVNGSLAVSRALGDYDYKCVDGKGPTEQLVSPEPEVCVLERVAEGDEFVVLACDGIWDVMSNEELCDFVRSRLLVCDDLEKVCNSVVDTCLHKGSRDNMSVVLVCFPGAPKISEEALKKEEELDKYLETRVEELLGSCGEAGVPDLVSVLRSIGAENIPNLPPGGGLISKRSVIEAVYNKLNPHKEEEGSTSELEDPW; this is encoded by the exons ATGGGGGCTTTCCTGGACAAGCCGAAGACTGAGAAGCACAGCGCCCACGGTCAGGGCAACGGGCTGCGCTACGGCCTGAGCTCCATGCAGGGCTGgagggtggagatggaggaCGCCCACACCGCTGTGGTGGGCCTTCCCCACGGACTGGCCGACTGGTCCTTCTTCGCCGTCTACGATGGCCACGCCGGCTCCCGGGTGGCCAACTACTGCTCCGCCCACCTGCTGGAACACATCCTGTCCGGAGGCGCCGACTTCAGCTCCGAGTCCAGCTCCATAGAGGGCGTGAAGGACGGCATCCGCTCGGGCTTCCTCAACATCGACGAGTACATGCGCAGCTTCTCGGACCTGCGGCAGGGCCTGGACCGCAGCGGCTCCACGGCCGTGTGCGTGCTGCTCAGCCCCACGCACCTCTACTTCATTAACTGCGGGGACTCTCGAGCCGTGCTCAGCCGAGACTCCCAGGTGGGCTTCTCCACCCAGGACCACAAGCCCTGCAACCCCCGCGAGAAGGAGCGCATCCAGAAAGCCGGCGGCTCGGTGATGATCCAGAGGGTCAACGGCTCCCTGGCCGTGTCCCGCGCTCTGGGGGACTACGACTACAAGTGCGTGGACGGGAAGGGCCCCACGGAGCAGCTGGTGAGCCCCGAGCCCGAGGTGTGCGTGTTGGAGCGGGTGGCCGAGGGAGACGAGTTCGTGGTGCTGGCGTGCGACGGAATCTGGGACGTCATGTCCAACGAGGAGCTGTGTGACTTTGTCCGCTCACGACTGCTGGTGTGTGACGACCTGGAGAAGGTCTGTAACTCGGTGGTGGACACGTGTCTGCACAAG GGGAGCAGGGACAACATGAGTGTGGTGCTGGTGTGTTTCCCTGGAGCCCCCAAGATCTCAGAGGAGGCcctgaagaaggaggaggagctggacaaaTACCTGGAGACCCGTGTTGAAG agCTACTGGGGAGCTGTGGCGAGGCTGGAGTCCCTGACCTGGTGTCTGTCCTGAGGAGCATCGGGGCAGAAAACATCCCCAACCTCCCACCTGGGGGAGGCCTGATCAGCAA acGGAGTGTGATCGAGGCGGTCTACAACAAGCTGAACCCTCATAAAGAAGAGGAAGGG